One Diospyros lotus cultivar Yz01 chromosome 1, ASM1463336v1, whole genome shotgun sequence genomic window carries:
- the LOC127790111 gene encoding ER membrane protein complex subunit 7 homolog has translation MAVEKGSRPIFLNLSFLFFCFSLISSALAITPGTGDGYTISGRVKIPSVTEKGFGVLGKLSNVKVILNGGQKVTFIRPDGYFSFHNVPAGTHLIEMTAIGYFFSPVRVDVSARNPGKVQAALTENRRALTELVLEPMREEQYYEIREPFSIMSVVKSPMGLMIGFMLIVMFVMPKLVENMDPEEMRRAQEEMRNQGVPSLASLLPGAGGGARG, from the exons ATGGCTGTAGAAAAGGGATCGAGGCCGATCTTTCTGAAtctatcatttcttttcttctgcttctctctcatctcttcggCCCTCGCGATCACGCCCGG GACTGGTGATGGTTATACCATTAGTGGTCGGGTGAAGATTCCAA gtGTTACTGAGAAAGGATTTGGTGTTCTGGGGAAACTGTCAAATGTCAAGGTCATCCTTAATGGTGGCCAGAAGGTCACTTTCATCAGGCCTGATGGATATTTTTCATT CCATAACGTCCCAGCGGGTACTCATCTTATCGAAATGACTGCAattggttattttttttctccg GTTCGTGTTGATGTTAGTGCCCGAAACCCTGGCAAGGTTCAGGCAGCACTCACAGAGAATAGGAGGGCTCTGACTGAGTTGGTTTTGGAGCCTATGAGAGAGGAACAGTATTATGAG ATAAGGGAGCCTTTCTCCATAATGTCTGTTGtgaaaagtccaatgggtttgatGATAGGATTCATGCTGATCGTGATGTTTGTAATGCCCAAACTAGTAGAAAACATGG ATCCTGAAGAGATGCGGCGAGCGCAGGAAGAAATGAGAAACCAAGGGGTTCCATCCCTGGCAAGCTTGTTACCTGGAGCCGGAGGAGGTGCAAGGGGCTAG